One Hypomesus transpacificus isolate Combined female chromosome 21, fHypTra1, whole genome shotgun sequence genomic window, GCGCTCCTCTGTCAGTGGGAACCTCCTCATctctgatgtctctctctcttccctctctctctccccccctccccccccatatATCTTCATttattcctctctctgtctttctctttctctctgtctctctgtctctctctctctcggtctctctctcttctgtctctacccttctctctctcttcctctctctgtttctctccctccttctctcctcagaaCTGGTCGGGGATGAAGTGCCAGTTTAAGCTGTTCAGGATGGCCATGGCTCTGGTGTGCAGTAAGTCCTGCCTGGGGTTTTTCAAAGTGTAAATCCCTCCAGTCAGTTCTCCTCTGCACTGGGGAACCTCCCTACTTTCTGGTTTATGTGGATCATTACGGGGGGGAAAAGAAACAGAAAGTAGCCAGTGGGACCATCAGTACATCAACCTTGCACATAAAACGGTCTGATCTTGACCTAGATTGTGAAGTGGTCTGGCCTTGTGGGTTGGTAATGAATAGATGCCAAAGAAATAGGCTCTTCTAGGATTCTAGCAGCGGTGCTAATGGTATTTCAGGAGATGATAAGGATGTCCTCTTTCAGGAAATTAGTCCTGACATTTGCGATGGACTGCCTCGCCAACCTTTGAATATACAAATCGACAAGATGTTGTTTTGGGCAGCCATCCTcttctttttcctttctttctttctctcactttctctcccgcCCTCCTTCCCCTCAGTGAGTGTGGAGTTCGGCCGGGCCGTGTGGCTCCGGTTCTACCCCCCGGCCTTCCCGccctgccccaaccccagcTTCGTGGCCCACCTGGGAGGTGTGGCGGTGGGCCTGACCTTGGGCGTGGTGGTCCTCCAGAACTACGAGCAGCGGCTGCAGGAGCAGTCGCTCTTCTGGATCTTCTTCTGCGTGTACGCCCTGTTCGTCCTCTGCGCCGTCTTCTGGAACGTCTTCGCCTACAGCCTGCTGGATGTCCGGCTTCCCCCGGCTCCGTGAGCTCCGGACTGGTTTCCGGAAGCCTCTTagccgcacacacaccccccccccctccaccccacctcaccccccctccctccccccacacacacacacactctcccatcgTTCCAGAGCAAGGGTGGCAAGATGGCCGCCTCCTGGTGAGTCTAGGGAGGAATGAGGTACCACCGTTCCGAATGGTTCTGCTTAACTGGATTGATACGAATGTGACGCCATTCGCCtgggccctcccccccccgcccccccccccccccaacccagtGGTGCCTATTGACAAGGAAAAATCTGGAGCTGATTAGGAGACCTAGCCACAGCCGAGGATCATAGGGTTTCAGGTTTTGGTGCCATATACTCCTAATCTACCCCAACGTGATGAGTCTGAAGGATGACCAGTGTTATATTGCAGAAGTGGAACAGGATATCTAATGATATCGTTTGGCCAAGTCTTTGGGTCTGTGCAGCCACATTTGGCCCTTTCAAGATGCTCCTGGTTAATGCGTGCCATTGGCTCAAAGAAACATTGTCGTGTTGAGCACTGTCGTAacctcaaatgtgtgtgtgcccttgtgtgtgcgtgtgtcgagTATGGTGCGTGTACCGTCTGTGAATGCACAGTTCGCCATGGTAGGCGGTGCTGGTATGCTTAAACGACTTTGTGAAatcatttggttttgaaataacCAACACAGAGACAGTTCAGCCTTTGTTTTCCAGGATGTTGCCAAATGATCTCACAGCCTTTAGCATTGAAGGGACAGAAAACACAAGTGGAGGACTGTTTTAAGTGTTATTTAAGCTCTCTCTATTGCCTTTTTGACTGTCATGTATCGGGTGGGTCAAATATAATTTGCTCCCTGCATTTGCATATGGGAGACAAAATGGATACTTGTCATTGGTTCGTTAAACTCTCAACAAGTATGTTGCCCTCCATCCACAAAATGAATTTAAGCTACGGGGTTCAAATATCCCTTGATCCATTCCTGTAGTCTGAAATGGCTTTCCAACCCATCATGTTCACTGATCGGACATGGATCCACAGGTGAAAGAATGGAAGGCTTAAGGGTGTTTGCCTGACCCACTCCAACCATCAGACCAATGACGAGATGAAGCGGCAACTATTAATACCACTCTGACGTTTTCCTGAATTGGATGCTGTGTTCGTATCACATAAACCCCAACAAGTCTGacctcacaccccccccccccactcactgTTCTGCACTGTTCCTTAACGTACATTACACTGGTAACTGCTTGCACAAAACAAGCTAAAAGACTTTAATGATAACAAAATTGATATTTTAACTTGCAATAGCTGGTGATTTTCCTAACATGAACATAGGCCTATTGGTATTAGCTGTACAGTGTTCAGTTGGTCTGCGTTGTGATGTTGTGATCTTGTATCCTGTTAAAACGTTGATTGAAGGTGATTTGGGATTGTATATAATAAGGGCTataaggaagaagaaaaaaaaacacaaaagaagaGTCATCGATAATATTTTAACATGTGCATATTTTGTAGATTTGATATGTAAATATTGGAATACATTAAACAGTTTTATAATGAAACAAAGTGTGATTTATTCTTGACAAGTGTCTGTCTTATTGACATGCCTGTTTTCTTATCCACAATCCCCTTTTGTCTTATAACAGAGGGGCTATTTAGTCTAGACAATAACATTGTTGCACAACCACACAGTACAGTACTTCTAGCACAACTGACTTCAGTAAATTGTAgtcaagtttttttttacaacaaaatGGGAGACAAAAAGGAACCAACAGGACACAGCCTTAGCTGTGAAGATGGCAAAACAAACTCACCCTCCTTCACAAGTCATGATCTCCTCCAGTCTCTTTTGTGGTCGAGGACAGTCTTACCCACCTGTTGCAGAAAGTCAAGTCTTGTAGGCTGTAAGGCAGGTTTTGtccccatttgtcatgtgttgtTGCAGCGCTTTTGGGGAAACGGGACGTCAAAAGGTGATCAATTATATGCGTGTGGACACGAGTCGGCTATAATTCATCAAAGCGATCCTGTCACAGTAGCTATTATGGCCTAGGTCACTCATAAAAAGCAGCAACTCTGAATGCATGAAatggaaaatgcatttgaaagcATTAAATGTTCTATTTCCCGGCATACATATGTCACAGCCATCATTTAGGCTACCTAGGAAAAGGGGGAGTGTGAAAAGCTGTCCTTTGTACTAGACACAGGGAACTCATGGCCAATAATAGGAACCTAATACGTTTATAAAGGTGGCACAGCTGAATATTTGTTTATAAACTAGTATATTAAAACTTGATTGAAATTGAAACGTGGACCTTATGCCATTGAAAAGTAACACGCGGTCGCTCTCGTGTGGAATGTGTGGGTATTACATTAGCCTTGAATGCCATCAAAATAACAGAAATGTGCCAGAACAGAATTTAGTGGCGGAATCCACTTCCAGGTTGGATTTAACGATTTCTCACCAACGGAAGGATAGTATAGGATCGACGTAAAGAGCAGTTGGATATGAACACAAATATATAAGAAATTAAGCAATTACATAAACAGATGTCCGTGTTCTGTCTTCTATTAGACAGGGGTAAATACATCGTGCTATAACTTAAGCCACTGTTGTCCCCAAAaatcacacgcaaacacacacacaaaaacgatCAAgttaaaatatttttcttttctttttttctgtccccGAAAATTGACGTTTTATTTAAATAAAGATTTAAATTAGGACAAAGttaaaatataaattattttaaaagaCTTATAAGGGTGGTTCCATACGTCTTGTCATATTGTGTCTGTTATTACAACAGTATCccgtgtgttttttttaagtctAACTCCTCATGAGAAGTCAACCGGAAATTGAATTTCTTACTGAGGCTGGCTTCATCCTGGTAGCGCCATTTTCGGCGTTGTCACAAGCAGCATGTCGCTATTCTTCACCAGATAATACGATAGGATTTTAGTGTTTATTTGTTCGCCAACTACTTGAATACTCTCCAAAATGGGACGGAAGAAAAAGAAGCAGATGAAGCCATGGTGCTGGTATCCTTTGGTTTGTAGAACCAAACTCAAAGATGAATCAAATGAAAAGGATGTCGTACAGCTAGCTATTGTGGATTGCTAACTCTTGCTAGGCCTCATTGGACAGTGTGTTTAGCTAACTAGCGTTATTGTTTGAGAGGGGTAATCCATGTTGTCTTAACAatttaacccactatacaaatGAAaggttatttattgtttattcaAGCGACGTATATCAGTCCTTCACGAAATGCGTTGATGGTATTATGAACCATTAAAAAGCTGAAATACATATACCGTTAGCAATTTAGTTAGCATTACCACAGCCACGCACACGTTAGTTAGCATGAGGCACTGTGTTTGTGGCAAACATTGTTTAAGTGGAGCCTATGTCGTAATGGTATTGGACCCAAAGTATCGATTACACCTGTTTAAACCACTCTTGCTAATGTCAGCCTAGTTTATATCCTTGACCTCAATTTCCTAGGTATTGTAACCGAGATTTTGACGATGAGAAGATTCTCATTCAACACCAAAAGGCTAAACATTTCAAGTGCCACATATGTCACAAGAAATTGTACACGGGTCCAGGTCTGGCTATTCACTGCATGCAGGTTGGTATACGTTTGACATTCTATTAGTTCAGTGTAACAAGTAGCCATCCAGTACGCTGCTCATACACGAGCGCTTTTAACACGGTGTTGACGTTGTTCGACTTTTCAGGTTCATAAAGAAACTATTGACGGGGTTCCAAATGCCATCCCTGGAAGGATAGACATAGAGCTGGAGATTTACGGCATGGAGGGAATTCCAGAAAAAGACATGCAGGAAAGACGACGGACATTGGAACAGAAATCGCAAGGTACGCAAAACGCCAACCTTTCTGTCATGTACGTCTCACGTAGGGAGAGATTTTTTTGGGTGGGGCAGCTGCACCCTGAGCCAAACGTGTCATTTCCTCACTGAACCCCCCCCAGAGAGCCAGaagaagaaacaaaacaacgcgGACGACTCGGACGAGttcgacgacgacgacgaaccGGGGCCCTCGTTCCAGCAGCCCGCCGCCGCACAGCCCCAGCCGGGCTACGCTCCGGCCATGGGCCAGCCGGGCATGCCCCCCGTGTCTGGGGGGCCGGGCATGCCGCCAGGGAACTACTCGGGTACGCACGGTCGCTCACTTCCCCACCCGAGGGCTTgctccctgggtgtgtgtgcgctcgcaTCAGAATCTTAATCAGAAGTAGAGAATCATGCTAGACATCCACGCTCCTAAGTGAACAGGCTCCTCGTGCAGCAGTTGGGGAAAGGTTGAAGGTAAATGAACTTTGGCACTAATGACTAcccccctgttcctcctcctggtTCAGGTATGCCCCCCATGATGCCAGGCATGCCCCCCATGATGCACGGGATGCCCCCTGGGATGCACGGCATGCCTCACGGGTGAGTACCGAGCCAACCTCCTGGGGAAGCCCGTCCGTCTGGATCCGTGCATGTGAGGTTCTTTGCCAGTCTATAGCGAGTCAGTGGCGTGTTCTCAAAACTGTTGCGGGCGATGTGTTGTCATAGGATGATGTCAATGGGAGGGATGATGCCCCCGATGATGTCAGGGATGCCCGGCATGCCTCCAGGTGAGCGCTGGTCTACATCTTtcattttttcttctctcccaaGTTTTAAGCATAGTGGGTTTCATTCCCTTACTTTTAATTGCTTAACGCCATTATTGTGCTGAACCTGAGTTGAACCTGAGTTGAACCTGAGTTGAACCTGAGTTGAACCTGAGTTGAACCTGAGTTGAACCTGAGTTGAACCTGAGTTTGTCCTTCTTCCCCCAGGAATGCCGCCCCACATGGCCCACAGGCCTGGGATGCCCCACATGACCCAGCCGCCCACGGTAGCAGGGATGCCGGCCCGCCCGCCCGTCGCCGTGGCACAGCCCGCTGTCACCAAACCCCTGTTCCCCAGCGCCGTACAGGTGGGCGTGGAGAAGGAACTGCTTGGGGCTCACCAATGTCTTAACTCCTGTCTGTTGCGAGCAGTTTGGCGccagtcacttcctgtttgtggcACAGTGCTTCCTGAATGAGTCGGTCAACTGAACCGACTGCTCAGGTCCCCCAGAAACGACCATGGGTCTGAAATGTTCTCCCCATTCCTCAAATTCACCTCCTATCCCCTGACCTCGGTGTGGACGTACTCGCTCacaccctttctcctctctctctctctctctctctctctctctctctctctctctctctctctctctctctctctctctctttctcactctctctgtctctctctctgtctctctctctgtctctctcattatctctcaccctctgtctctcactctttctctctcactctttctctctcactctctctctctctctctctgctgcagaTGGGCTCTCACGCTCCAAGCACAGCACCTCCGCCTGCAGACCCTCAGTCTGCAGACCCTCAGTCTGCCCCCTCTCTGTTCCCTAACCCGGCACAAGTACGCAGGCAGGAGGTCTCCCCGCTACTCCGCACGGCTCTAGTGGCATGCAGCTAACGATGAACTCGGCCTGGCTGTAGAGGCTTAACGAGGCTGTCATGATGACATGTGTTTTCACACAGGCCAGACTGCCTTGACCGCACCTCAAA contains:
- the znf207b gene encoding BUB3-interacting and GLEBS motif-containing protein ZNF207b, which encodes MGRKKKKQMKPWCWYCNRDFDDEKILIQHQKAKHFKCHICHKKLYTGPGLAIHCMQVHKETIDGVPNAIPGRIDIELEIYGMEGIPEKDMQERRRTLEQKSQESQKKKQNNADDSDEFDDDDEPGPSFQQPAAAQPQPGYAPAMGQPGMPPVSGGPGMPPGNYSGMPPMMPGMPPMMHGMPPGMHGMPHGMMSMGGMMPPMMSGMPGMPPGMPPHMAHRPGMPHMTQPPTVAGMPARPPVAVAQPAVTKPLFPSAVQAQQTAPGVVGTNPHNAAASDPPKATFPAYTQPSASSSSTSSSSNPSSSTVAKPPATVSSKPATLTTTSATSKLIHPDEDISLEERRAQLPRYQCNLPRAGQVHLSAPPVAAVGGMMPPQQGIPPQQPGMRHPMHGQYGAPPQAMQGYMPGGMPPYGQGPPMVPPYQGGPPMGMRPPVMSPAGRY